GCAATTGGAACAGTTCCAGAAAGGGTCAAGAAACACAGCCAAACCCCCTCCACAGAGAATACTCTAGGAGAGGCAGGACTAGTCCCAGATCATAGAGTTGTGTGGACCCAGGTCACAAAGCCATCTTAGAACCCAGATCTCCTACCTACCCACCACTGCTCAGCCCACTCATTCATCTGTTGGAGGCTCCACAGGCCTTCAAGACCCCAAATAATGATTCTTTGTAAGAAATTATATATTAAGTTTAATCCCTGTGGATTTTCTTAGAGATAGGGGATAGGCTTTCCttatcttcctttctctttaaaatctCCTCACAGGGTACCAAGTCCTCTCCCCTCAGTCACTTCCCATAACCCTTCTCAAAGAGAGCCCTGATCTAGACCTCAGGAGAAATTTCTAGCGTCCTGTACATACCCCTTCACTAAATGTGATCAAAGCAGTGGTGTGGGGCCTTTAACTCACACTACACCATGCCAAAACGCTGGCTATTACTTTCAAAACTCAGGGCCCGCACCTGACCAgcacccgccccaccccacccctcactgTGCGGGGCACACCTTGGCAACCAGACTGCTGTGTCCCGGAGGCGGGTTCCACCCAGGCTGAAAATCTCCGTGATCTAGGGAAGAATTAACATCAGGGTCAACACAGCCGCTGGGCTAAAGCAGAGTCAGGGCAGGGTGAGGTGTCCCCCAGCACTGACCACGGGCGTgccagcccctcctgcctcctcctctgggGCCAAGTCAGAGGCAGAGTCATCCTTGTTCTCCTCCTTGTCCTCCTCAGGGTCAGGTGGCTCTTGCTTCACAGCTGGAAGGCCTGGATCTACTGTCTGGGAGAGGTGGGAAATGGACAGCTGTCAGAAGAACAGAGCTGGCCTGAAGAAAGTGTTCCTATCAGCCAACCTGTCACTGTGCTGACAATCCCACTTTTGTCACACCTGAGCGCTGAAAAACCATCTCTCTGCCTACAAACCTTTCCCACTCCTCTTAGACTTCCATTTTCTGTAAGCTGGGCAGCAAAGCAGGCAAAACTAGTTGCCTGAGGAGGGTGCGGCATCTATCAGACAGGCGGGATAATTCTGTGAGAGGCTGTAATCAGCATGCCTGTTACTTTGCTCAAAGAACCACCATCATGGCTCCCCATCATTCTGCTCACAGACCACCCATCACTGGCCCCCACCTTGCTGGGGCAGCCCGGCAGCAATACAGGAGAAGTCAGGATGGCTGTGCCCGGTGTCCAGTCTTCCTGGGCATCCGCCTTCTCTTGCTTCACCTGGGGTAAGGCCACAACCCAACTCAGGCCAGGGCACTGGGCCTCCTGTGTGAAGGAGGATTGCAGCAGACTTGGTCCCAGCTTCCTGGCACGAGGCTGGGTGGGGTTGAGAAAGGCAGGATACCATGGGATCCTCACCTGCAACAAAGCTTCTGTGGAAGCTGGAGCTGGGCCAGGCACCTGCACAGGACTGCTTGCACCCTCCCGTAAGAACACAAGGTCAGTGCCAGGTGGGGGCAGCACAAAGCCACCGCCCGTTTCCTGCTTCATTGAAGTCTGGGTATGGTCTCGTCgggctgtaggtgtggccaaggGAGGCTTCAAGGTCTGACCCAGACGAGGCCTTCGAGCAGAGCCAGGCCTTTTTCGACGAGGGTAAGGTGGGGGCGGCTCTGACCCATCCTCAGACCCTGCCCAGACACTTGGCAGCAGCCGCTTCTGTGAAGAGAGATGAGGTGTTATGGCCATCTGGTACAATGACCAATCACACTACCCTGCCCCAATCAATATGCCGGCAAATCCCATTAGTCCCAGCACAGAATCTGCTTATATGTGAGGCCCTCATCATCGAGCCTGTTAATAAGTCCATTGTCCCCCAGATTCTTCATTTACCCCAGCCTAATGTCTGCAAATCTTAGCCAAACCCATTGCCCCACTCACTGCTTTAAAGCTGCAGGCCCCATCTGGCCTGTTCCCATCCCCCTACCagtcctgcccacccctcccaggCACTGGAAGACCTGGCTGTATTCATCCCACCCACATGACCCTTCCTGCTGCACCCACCATAGCAAACTGCAGGCATTGGCGCCAACGACATTTCTGGCGCTTCTGGTTGCTGCCCCCAAATTTGGGCTTGTCACAGCAGAAGTCACAGTGGCCACAGTCCATCCGCCGCAGGCAGGCTGTACAGGCCCCACACTTGCGATTCTGCCGGCGGTTCGTATAAGGCTGCTGGGGAACAGGGAGATGGTGGGTGCTGCCACTAGGACAATTACAATGTTCTTGTCACTCCTCCACTAGCCCCACTGGAGGGAACTGGTGGCACATTAGTCTTAGCCTGACTCCCCACTAGTCCAATAGTGGGCACCATCACTGCACCAGATGGCCCTCAGTACCATGAGGACTGTGGCTGCTCCAGTACAGTATCCATCATTCATTCTACCTGCTAGTCCCCTACTAGTCACCAAGACAATATCTCTGATGCCTGCTTCCGGCAGGATTTTGCTGACATTCTGTTAGCTCACATCATTGTGCCTGCAATGTGTGCTCATTCTACATGAACTTGAGTCACTGTATCAGCTTTTCCTTTATTAGCCCTGCCAGAGTGTTGGTTCACCTGACATTAGGTACTATCACTACACCTACTGATCCCATATTAGTTCCTCCCCCATTGTCTGCTCCTCCCATACTGGTATCCATCACTGTGCCTTACTATTCCCTTATTAGGCCCATTGCAACATCTGTGTCTTTGGCGTTAACCAAATGCCCTGGAGTCTAGGCTTGTCCAGGTAGGGTGAAGCCACTCACTAGCTCGTCCTCGTCTACACAGTAATAGATGAATTCGGCACGTGGCGAGGGGGCCAGGGTTCTGGGGTGCTGCAGAAGCAAATGGGGTGGGGTCAGGGCAGGTACTGGGTCGGGTTACAGTTGTGCCTTCCCCATGCCTACTAGGGCCTCACCAGCTCTGGAGACTCTGGAGGCTGTGACGGGAGAAGCGGAGGCAGTGGCTGTGCTCGGGACCGCCGCCGTGGAGCTACCTTGGAGTCACAGCCTCCCCTGCGGCGGCCATGTTTACcctaagagaaaacagaaaggataGTTTAGGCTTGGCAGCACCAGGCAGACACAGGACTACCTTTCTTCCCCAAGATGTGCAGAAAAAGCATGCGTGTGGGACAGGCAGGCagagtgtgtgtggtggggggggcacTCACAGCAGGGGGAGCCACAGCTAGGGAAGGGCGTCGTTGACATCGCTGATGGTGGCGACGGAGGCGATGGGCAAGGTGCTGGCAGACAGGGGCAGGTAGGTGGGGCCAGAGAGGTGAGCACaggtgggagaaaaaagaagacatgagGTTGGCAAGTCCAAGTTGGAAGAAAGTAGCAGCGGCAGCAGCTTTAACAGCAGAATGAGCTCTGCCCCAGCCCACCAACACTGGCCCCTCCAGCCTGACTCACCCGTAAGCAACGCCGCTGGACGCACTTCCACTGGCGCCTGAGACCAGGGCGGGGAGGGCGAAGGCAGACTCGACAACGCCCACAGTCCTCTCGGGTCTGACAGCCCCGGCATACTCCACATCCTCGGCTCTGTAGGGGGAGCCAGAGATATGATGCATGGGGCCAGGACTATGAGGACCAGGAGCTCAGGTGAGCCTTGGGCCCACCCCACCTGCCCAACTCACCCTTTCCACAATCCGGAGGCACCGTCTTTGCTCACACTTGCAGAACAGCCCCGATGCCACGTCATGGGGCAACTGCAGAAGGCAGGTGGAGCAGGCCCCACAGTCTTCTGTTACCTGGCAGGCTGTGCACTCCCCACAGCCCACACGCTGCCGGGAATGGGTGGGGCAAGGTCACAGGTCCACGCAGACTGGCTCTGGGAGCACTGCCTCTCACGTGTCTGCTGACTCCATATTAGCCCCCATCACCATGTCTGCTAATCATTTGCCTCCTCACTGTCTGAAAATTACTGATTAGCCACCATCACTGAGGCTGTAACAATGTCTACTGTTTCCCTGTATCCACTGACAGCCCATTCACTCCCTTTAGTCAGCTTACTTCAGCTTGCTACCCACAAAATGACCCTGACACCCTGTGGATTCATCACTGCTCCTTCAGACCCTCACCAGCCCCCATCACATCCTGCTCCCACCGCACACCTGTGAGGAGGAGGCAGGTCGTGCTTACCTTAAACATCCTCTGCTCCCGGTTGAAAGcaattctctgtgcttcagggagggagagagtagAAGAGAAATGTAAAGGGAGCATCAGATATCTGACCTCACCACTGCCTCTGCCCTAACATCtaccattcaacctctagccagacACCCGTTTCCTAACCTTAGAGCTCCAGGCCTGCTCCAGCTCTACCTCCCAGTGCCCCAGGGGCCACTCACCTCGGCAGTCCTTGCACAAAGTCTTGAGCCTCTGCCTTCGGGTACCATCCCCTGAGAAGCTGATTCCACAGTTCTCACAGCACCTAGGATGGAAGACATGGGTGTGGGGCCCTGAATGTACCCCCAAACACAACCCTCATGGATTTGGCTCACTAGACCAACACTCACCCAGGTGCAGGAAGTGAAGCTGGGGCTGGGTTAGCGTCAGCCTTGGTCTCATCCCTTGGGGTCTCCTTCCTGACCTCACTCTTTTGGGGGCCAACCTGACGTTTCCGAGCCTTGGCTGGCTTTGAAGGCTTCTTCCGCTTCCTGCTGGGGACAGCCAAGGAATGGGCCTGGAGATAAGAGCAAGGGCAGGAAGAACACATGTCAGTGGGTGGGTATTAGGTGGCTCAGCCACCCCAGCCTGGGTACCGCACAGTGTCTTGTACCTTGGGGGCTGGATAGCACAAGATGCCTTGTTTGAAGTCAAAGAGAGAGAGGTCGCACGCAGGGCCCAGGTATCGGGTGAGCTCAACTTTGCTTCGGATCCTGTCTCCTGTGGGGCTGAGGGTAGCGAGGATGGGTTGGTACCCAGGTGGAGCCACTGCCACTCCACCCACTCAACCCTCCCACTGGGCTGGTGAATAGGTCTGCAGAGCTGGTGGAATACAGGAGGCAGACTGAGATGAGCCTATGAGCCCCATCCAGGCCCTACCCCAAATAACCCTAAACAGTAGGAATAAAAAAGGTGTATAAATATCAGCATGTGTACAAACATTAATGAATAACATAAACATATAGGAGCAGATATGCACCTATTTATAACATGTGCTACTAGTGGTATTCCATGtaagtgaaaataaacacaaacaggaacacaaatatattaaataatatgtaaCTGTGTTAGCATTACATACTAAATACGTAAACAAAGAAAGCTTAtgtaagaaacaaacaaatgttttaaacagctggcccttgaacaacacaggtttgaattacacgggtccacttatacatggatttttttcaataaatatattggaaaattCTTTTTGGAGATTTGTGATGAACCATGTAGcctagaaatattgaaaaaattaagataaagttAGGTATGTCATAAATGcataaaagtctattttatcatttactaccataaaatatacctaaatctatcataaaaagttaaaatttttcaaaacgTATGGACACAAATACTTAAAGACTACATGGCACCATTCAGTCAagagaaatgtaaacaaacataaaaatgcaGTATTACATCATAACTGCATAAAATTAACTGTAGTACATGTCGTACCACTGTAATCATCCCATAGCTACCTCCTGTTGCTATTGAAGTGAGTTCAAGTGTTGCGAGAATCTGCTTAAAATGCCACAGAAGGCAAATCATCTCCAAGTAAGCAGTTTGTTTCTCCAGTAAATTGCGCATCACAGTAGAAAGTGACCCCTTGCAGTCCTTGCGTCATTTTCATCATCTTTATTGCAATACTGTAAGCCTTGAATAATACCATGGGAACCACACAAAGTGTGGCTATGGATGCTAGAAATGCtcccaagaaggaaagaaaagtcatgACATTACAAGAAAAAGTTGAATTGCTTGATATGTACCGTAGATTGAGGTCTGCAGCTGTGGTTGCCCGCCAATTCAAGATTAATGAATCCAGCGTAAGgactattgtaaaaaaaaaaaaggaaattcatgaaGCTGTCACTGCAGCTACGCCAGCAGGCGTGAAAACGCACTTTTTGCAATATACCTTTTAATCTTGTACTGAAAATGCAACTTTAATGTGGGTGCAGGATTGCTATAAGAAAGCCATACCTATACAATTTCAACAGGATTCCAGACAAAGTCGTTATATGACAACTTAAAGCCACAGGAAGGTGAAGGCTCTAAAGCTGAAGAATTTAATACCAGCAAAGGATGGTTTGATAATTTTACAAAGAGGTTTGGCTTAGAAAAtatcaagataaagaaaaagtaCCTCTGTTAACCAAGAGGCAGCAGACAAGTTCCCAGATGCCATTAAGAAAATCATTGAGGAGAAAGGATATTTGCCCGAATAGGTTTTTAATGCAAACAAAAGTGccacattggggggggggggggaaatactGCAAAGGATACCTGGATATTTGTAAGGAAGAGAAGTGAGCAACAGGATTTGAAGCAGGAAGAGATAGGCTAACTCTACTGTTTTGTGCAAATGCAGTCAAGTTCATGATCAGGACTGTCCTTATCTATAAAACTGATAACCCTTGAGCCTTAGAGGGAATAGATAAACACCAGCTGCCAGTCTTTCATTGTACAAGAAGGCCTGGACAGTAAGAACCCTTTTTCTGGATTGGTTCCATCAATGCTATATCCCTGAAGTCAAGAAGAACTTTAAAAGTCagcttttaaagttcttttggaCAATGTCCCTGGACATCCAGAGTACCATGAGTTCAATACCAAAGGCAATGAAATAGTCTATATGCCCTCAAACATTCAGCCTCTAGATTGGGTGGTCACAAGGAACTTTAAGGCTCTTTACACATGGCACTCAATGAAAAGAATTGTCAACACTATGGAAAAGAACTCTGATAAAGGGAACATCATGAATGTCATCAAGCCCAAAACAGTAAATTCCTGCTGGAGAAAACTATGTCCAGATGTTGTGCATGACTTCATGGGATTTATGACCAAGTCAATCAAGGAAATCATGAAAGAGATTACAGATTCAGCaaaaagaagggaggggatgAAGGGTTTCAAGAAATGGATCTTGGATTCAAGAGCTAAGAGACACCACACCAGAGGAACTAACACTAGATGATTTGATGGAGATAAATGCTGCTGAACCAGTACCAGATGATGAGGaagaagatgaaggaaaaatagTGCCAGAAAAAACTGACATGAGACAATCTAGCGGAAggatttgatttcttttacaaCATGGACCCTTCTATGATATACACTGAAACTAAAGCAAATGGTAGAAGAAAGATTGGTACAGTATCTTTTGGagaaatcaaaaagcaaaaaaagtcaaatagaaaTTATGATGTATTTCTGTAAGGTTATACCAAATGCGCTTGCCtctcctcctcacctcctcctcctcctcctgcctctgccacccctCCTCAGCAAGACCatatccctcccttcctcctcctcctcagcctacTCAACATGAAGACAACAAAGATGAAGACCTTTATGATGATCCACTTCCACTTAATGAATAGTAAATAATCATCAGGCTgtacagttaatatttatttatcgTGTTTGCATGTATCTTCATGTGAAAAATCTAACAACTCTACAGCAAGAACTGTATGAGATGTTTTTGTGTCATCATCATCATGTATTCATCTGTGCAAGACTTGAAGTGGATAGCTTATCCTTTTAGAGGCATGAGGTGAgtaatatttaatacaaaattaatgtattagTTTTCTTACTGTCttataactttgttttcaaagaattacattacCATACAGTATGCTTCTCTCTCTGGTAATTAGAGAAACTGCCTATCATCACAGGTAAGTGGTATTGTTAAAAATGTAACAATGTTTCCAATACTGTATTATGAACAGGATTACAACATTatatgccataaaaaaaattataaaaattcattcattagcAGCTCAACATTAGGCTACTACTAATTAAGTTTTTAAGGAGTCAAAAATTATACGTGGATTTTCCACTGCACAGGGGAATGGCACCCCAGATCCcagcattgttcaagggtcaactgtatacaaACAAGCATACATGTAAATGTACATACAAAtacatttgtaaataaataaaggcaactACATACAATACAAAGTATAAATAACTGATGTCAGGAGACAATATTCCACAGGTCTCTAGCATTTCTGCATGCCCTTAGAAGAGCAGTACTGACAATCCTTTGTTATGAACTATCCTTTCAAGGATGTGTGTACAGTATCAGCCTTGGAAGATAAGATATAGGGTGTCCTTCCAAAGCAAATGGAAGGCACCCTTACCGTCCTAACATTATAGAAGATGAGATTCCTTAAGCTCTGGGTTCCTTTCCAACAACACAACCCAGGGCATGGGCAGGTGCTAATCAGACATCTTCACGTTACCCTGTGGGAATTGGCATTTGAGGAACTGGCACAATAATGATGACATACTGGATACTGCTATTGCTGTGAGTAATAAActgtctttcatttctgatgGAGTCTCATGTCTCCTACCAGCATCCACAAAACTGCAACCTATTCACTTGTTATCTTGCCCTAATAAGGTAAAATCTCTGATCCTTTTCAGTTCTTGATCATTGCACTTATATTtacaaatttggaaagttttatacaaattataaatatgtgaataagCATATAACTAACTATAAATAAATGTAACTGTATTTACAACTTTATTTCTCCAGGTTTCCCCAGCAACTTATATACAAAGAAGTTCAGAAAATGTAATAACTCTACCAATAATATATTCTAAAAGATCTTAAACCTTTAAATGTAGCTTGTTTATAAACATGCATGTACCTGTATTTATAGTCAATTCTCATTATTCACAGTAATTCTGTCCTATAAAATCATCTTGAACACTGAATTAGTGAGTACAGAACTAATACACCTAGTGGAACTACAGGTTAGGGTCCTTCAAGCCTCTGGTCACATTTTTGTCAATTGATCAGTATATAACCTTGTTTATACTGTGTATTTATGTTTAAAGACACTCTGCTTAATATATTATTCTTACAAATAATTAATTGCATGGCCTCTGAATGACATAAAACCAGGAGCTTTGGAAGTCATCTGTGTTATATAGGTTCCTTTGTCAATGTCCTTGTAAAACAAGCTAATCTCATCAGCATTGAAAAGCTAGCTACCCTTCTAGATAACCCTTTATCCATATAACACTTAAcaggtgtttttaaaattcttccagaCTTTGATCTGCAGAACCTGACTCCCTTGCAAATTTAACACTTTTCACGATGTATCAACTTGTAAAATGTGTGAGCCAGCCTGAACTAGCTGAGACAGGCTTAACATTTTCCTAAGCCTAGGTAACATGATCATTAATGTCCTTTGCTTTCAGCCTCACAACACTATCTACTACACTTTGGTCATCATCTCATGGATCAATACATTtacccactcccccccccccctttttttggccacacgcatgacatgaggaagttcctgggccagaaatcacacctgtgccacagcagtgacccaagccactacagtgataacactggatccttaacctgctgatccacaagagaactcccttttcCTTAGCTTCATCACATACTATAGATGTTAATTTAGCACTTTCTAGAGCAGTCTCATGTACTAACTGGCaaacttcctcttctttttctaggtaTACTGCCTTTTTGACTCATTAATATTGAACTCACTGCCAACAGCACTGCAACTCATTCTTGAACAAAGCTTATTTAACATGTATTTTCTCCTATACCACATCAGATTTCTTGCACTTAGAACACTAGGCAGCACATCAACACTACACCTGGGGACAACtataaacagcaaaaataaccattaaaaaccacaaaaaaatgcaaaaaaaaaagacgctaAGTAGACCTCAAAAAGAATACTTGTTTACAATACAAGGGCTGAAAAGAAGAAAGCCTAGTTCAACCTCGGCTGGGAACACATGCATCACGCAACTTATTTTTTGCTGCTCTGTGCATATCCACAAATGACCATGAAAGCAGTGAGTATGACTCTGGGGGtacaaacaaattttaatgaGTAAACAAATTTGCAAATATGGAATCTGCAAATAATAAGGATCAACTGTACATGCATAATTTAACCCTGCCCATAAATTTAACCACACCCCCTGATTTTACCCTGCCTAATCGGGTTCAGCTCTAACCCCTGATTCTGTCCACAACCCACCCAGTACCTCTGGTAATAGGTGTCTGAGCGTCCGCAGGTGGCACCTGACTTTCGAAAGACCTCACGGCGCTTccagccagggcccagggccggGCAGTCCAGCCAGTCCTCAGCCATGGGGGCCACAGGAAGGAACAGCGGCCTGCAACATGGAGGGGGCAgtgggagaaactgaggctctaggAAGGGACATGTTGTGCCCCAGGACACACAAATGTGTGGTGGCATCAATTAATGCTTGTTTAAAACCTAAGACCTGTCACAAGCAACTGGACAATATAAGGAAGAGAAAACCCCCCATCGCCACTCCATTCTTTCCTGTCCTGGGcccagcagcttgggtcattcaTCCCCCTTTTTGATCTGGTAGCCCCATCCTCAACTCAAGGGTCCCTACCCTCAATGCATTCCTCACTCTCAGGGTCCTAatccccatccctccccatccTCAGCCTGAGAGACCTCATTCCTCCCATTCTCAGTCCAAGAGGCCCCCACAGGACTCCTCCTCAGACTAAAGTCCCAGTACTCTACCTCAGTGTCCTGACTTCCCATTTATTCCCTTCCTTGACCCAAGAGTCACTAATTTCTCTCTTGCAATCTTTTATCcttcccattccttccctctATGCTGTCCTCTTATCCTGCTGCCTTGGTGTTATTGCCTCAATTTCTTCTGTGTCCTATGCCAGAGAGTCCCCCAAATTCTCCACATTTTTGACCTGAATAACCCTTCATTCCTTCTGTTCCTCAAACTGAAAGACTTCCCCACCTTATTTTCCCTTTGTCAGTGTTCTGAGACTCAAGTCCTTCCCAAGCCCCCAAACCTCCCTATTTCCATCTTCCAAAGCTAAAAAGTTCCCTTCAGCGTCCTCATCCTCTATTCCTCTCATCAGCCTGAGAAACCCTGATTTCTCCCTTCAGCATTCTGAactccccacccctcttcctcttggTCCAGGATCATGCCATCCCTAACTGTCAGTGTTCTGACCCCCTATCTCTCATCATCCTCTATAGGAGGACCCCGTCCCTCCCTTTCAGCATTCCAAAGCCCCATTTTCCCTCGTTATTAGCCTGAAGAtccctcttttctccccttcagCTTCTAAAcccccatttctctttccttaacCTGAGAGGCCCCGATATGTCCCGCTCAGCGTTCGGATCCTCCCCTTTTCCTCTACGTCCTCGTCCAAGATCCGACACTTCCACCTGTCAGCCTACTGAGCCCCATTCCTCCCCGTCCTTCGCCTAAATCTCCCCATTACTCCCTTTCAATATTCCGACGCCGCCATTCCTCCTACACATCGGCCTGAGGGCCCTTCACTGCTCTCCATCAGCGTTCTGAGCCTCAATTCTTCCCCATTCCCCGCCTGAGCGATCTTCATTTCCACCCCCACCACTGTCTCACCAGCTCGGCTCCCGGCCGGTACCTTCCGCCGCTCTAGGTTCGCGGACCCATGACGAGGGCCCCGGTTTTGACTCCCGCCCCGTCcagcttcccttcttccttctccgcAGCCGCTTCCTCCGAAGCGGTAGCTGTCGCCGCCGCGACCGTTCGTTGCTCCAGGAACCGGAAATCCGCTGCCCATATCTCGGGCTCCGCCCCCCCTGGCGGGACGCCTGCGCGCTAATGCCCTCTGGCGCTGGCCCTTCTCTGGGATGCCTCTGCGCCTGCGTGTTGAGTCCTAGCGTAGCGCGCGCCTATTTTAAGGGGACCTGCTGCGCTTGCGTACTGGCATCTATCCCCAGCTCCCGCCTCTTCCGAGACCTGCTAGGCATGCGCACCTGCTTTGCCCTACTTTGCACGACTCATTTTCGCTTGctctctccagccccagcccaaaAGGACAAGGAAGATTGGGGTTGGTCTTGCCGTCTGTTTTGCTGGCGGCCTCCAACTGGAGTAATGGGAGGGAGCGGAGGAGAAGGCCGGGATTGATCCGGAGCTCTCTTCTCCCACCTGTTGCCTCTGTCGCGTTTGTTCTCTCAAGTTCCTCCtgtcaaggaaaaaataatcaatagtcgatctaaaggagaaatagaatttcttttttttttttttttggtctttttgctatttcttgggccgctcccgcggcatatggaggttcccaggctaggggttgaatcggagccgtagccaccaacctatgccagagccacagcaacgcggaatccgagctgcgtctgcaacctacaccacagctcacggcaatgccggatctttaacccactgagcaagggcagggatcgaacccgcaacctcatggttcctagttggattcgttaaccactgcgccacgacgggaattccgagaaatagaaaattttatttgagccaacctGAGAATTATAAACCAGGAGATAGTCTTTCAGAATACTCCGAGACCTATTACGCCTATTAGAAGTCGAAGACaccgggtttttttgtttgtttgtttttggtctttttgccattttcttgggccgcttctgtgggatatggaggttcccaggctaggggtggattcggagctgtagccgctggcctatgccagagccacagcaacgcgggatccgagcctcatctgcaacctacaccacagatcacagctatgcgggatccttaacccactaagcaaggccagggatcgaacctacaacctcatggttcctagtcggattcgttaaccactgcaccatggcatgggaactcccgaatacaccgtttatgtatatatacacatatatatttgagaCAAAGGATGAAAAATCAGAATgaccaggagtttccgtcgtggtgcagtggttaatgaatctgactagaaaccatgaggttgtgggttcgatccctggccttgctcagtgggttaaggatccggcgtttttctggctgtggcgtatgtaggccagcagctacagctccgattcgacccctagcctgggaacctccatatgccacgggagcagccctttctagggcaaaaagaccaaaaaaaaaaaaaaaaaaaatcagaatgaccAGCACCTTACATAAAGCGAAGGTACTGTGGCTGAACCACATTGACTCCGTTTTTTTCAGCTCCATTGCAAACTCACAGTCCTAACCCCTCCCCTTTCTGCATGACTGAGCTCTAGCCTACTCACAAGGaatgtgccacagccacagaagttcCCTGACCAACTTCTACACTTGCCTTCATCTGATATGAAAATTGGAAGTCCACGTGTTGCTGACGCAGATGGTTAATGATCTGTGAGTAATAATGCTCATAAGACCcctgaggggaggaaaaaaactcAGTTCTGAGCATGAACGTTCTTCTCCTTTCGTAGGGAAACTGAAAGCTAACTTGAGTAGGCCCACCAAATCTAACCTGCCTTGCTTGCTTTTAGTTCCTTGCtgttagcagatttttttttttttttttttgtggtcgcACCAATga
The nucleotide sequence above comes from Phacochoerus africanus isolate WHEZ1 chromosome 2, ROS_Pafr_v1, whole genome shotgun sequence. Encoded proteins:
- the MBD1 gene encoding methyl-CpG-binding domain protein 1 isoform X23, with amino-acid sequence MFKRVGCGECTACQVTEDCGACSTCLLQLPHDVASGLFCKCEQRRCLRIVERSRGCGVCRGCQTREDCGRCRVCLRPPRPGLRRQWKCVQRRCLRHLAHRLRRHHQRCQRRPSLAVAPPAGKHGRRRGGCDSKVAPRRRSRAQPLPPLLPSQPPESPELHPRTLAPSPRAEFIYYCVDEDELQPYTNRRQNRKCGACTACLRRMDCGHCDFCCDKPKFGGSNQKRQKCRWRQCLQFAMKRLLPSVWAGSEDGSEPPPPYPRRKRPGSARRPRLGQTLKPPLATPTARRDHTQTSMKQETGGGFVLPPPGTDLVFLREGASSPVQVPGPAPASTEALLQTVDPGLPAVKQEPPDPEEDKEENKDDSASDLAPEEEAGGAGTPVITEIFSLGGTRLRDTAVWLPRSKDLKKPGARKQ
- the MBD1 gene encoding methyl-CpG-binding domain protein 1 isoform X46, with translation MAEDWLDCPALGPGWKRREVFRKSGATCGRSDTYYQSPTGDRIRSKVELTRYLGPACDLSLFDFKQGILCYPAPKAHSLAVPSRKRKKPSKPAKARKRQVGPQKSEVRKETPRDETKADANPAPASLPAPGCCENCGISFSGDGTRRQRLKTLCKDCRAQRIAFNREQRMFKRVGCGECTACQVTEDCGACSTCLLQLPHDVASGLFCKCEQRRCLRIVERSRGCGVCRGCQTREDCGRCRVCLRPPRPGLRRQWKCVQRRCLRGKHGRRRGGCDSKVAPRRRSRAQPLPPLLPSQPPESPELPYTNRRQNRKCGACTACLRRMDCGHCDFCCDKPKFGGSNQKRQKCRWRQCLQFAMKRLLPSVWAGSEDGSEPPPPYPRRKRPGSARRPRLGQTLKPPLATPTARRDHTQTSMKQETGGGFVLPPPGTDLVFLREGASSPVQVPGPAPASTEALLQEAQCPGLSWVVALPQVKQEKADAQEDWTPGTAILTSPVLLPGCPSKTVDPGLPAVKQEPPDPEEDKEENKDDSASDLAPEEEAGGAGTPVITEIFSLGGTRLRDTAVWLPRSKDLKKPGARKQ
- the MBD1 gene encoding methyl-CpG-binding domain protein 1 isoform X44, encoding MAEDWLDCPALGPGWKRREVFRKSGATCGRSDTYYQSPTGDRIRSKVELTRYLGPACDLSLFDFKQGILCYPAPKAHSLAVPSRKRKKPSKPAKARKRQVGPQKSEVRKETPRDETKADANPAPASLPAPGCCENCGISFSGDGTRRQRLKTLCKDCRAQRIAFNREQRMFKRVGCGECTACQVTEDCGACSTCLLQLPHDVASGLFCKCEQRRCLRIVERSRGCGVCRGCQTREDCGRCRVCLRPPRPGLRRQWKCVQRRCLRGKHGRRRGGCDSKVAPRRRSRAQPLPPLLPSQPPESPELQPYTNRRQNRKCGACTACLRRMDCGHCDFCCDKPKFGGSNQKRQKCRWRQCLQFAMKRLLPSVWAGSEDGSEPPPPYPRRKRPGSARRPRLGQTLKPPLATPTARRDHTQTSMKQETGGGFVLPPPGTDLVFLREGASSPVQVPGPAPASTEALLQTVDPGLPAVKQEPPDPEEDKEENKDDSASDLAPEEEAGGAGTPVITEIFSLGGTRLRDTAVWLPSLQDRQSRREEGCKVWETKDTLAPMSTSWNPRGWPGTHVSLSPPPTSMIWVSCRRSWCPSSQS